The following proteins come from a genomic window of Nostoc sp. TCL26-01:
- a CDS encoding prohibitin family protein, whose translation MKNQQLGSWQTTLLAIVLAVIVIVGLNSFMIINPGQAGVLSILGKARDGALMEGIHLKPPLISVIDVYDLTVQKFEVPAESSTKDLQNLTARFAINFRLDASQIVGVRRTQGTLENLVSKIIAPQTQEAFKIAAAKRTVEEAITKRSELKEDFDNALGDRLDKYGIIVLDTSVIDLTFSPEFAKAVEEKQIAEQRAQRAVYVAREAEQEAQADINRAKGRAEAQRLLAETLKAQGGQLVLQKEAIEAWKTGGAQMPRVLVMGKDAQNSVPFIFNLGNPSSQN comes from the coding sequence TTGAAAAATCAGCAATTGGGAAGTTGGCAGACTACTCTTTTAGCAATTGTACTGGCAGTTATTGTCATTGTTGGGTTAAATTCCTTTATGATTATCAACCCAGGACAAGCAGGAGTGTTGAGTATTTTAGGGAAAGCTAGAGATGGTGCTTTAATGGAGGGGATTCATTTGAAACCACCTTTGATTTCGGTGATAGATGTGTATGATTTAACAGTACAGAAATTTGAAGTCCCAGCCGAGAGTTCGACCAAGGACTTACAGAATTTAACTGCCAGATTTGCGATTAACTTTCGTCTTGATGCTAGTCAAATAGTAGGTGTCAGAAGAACACAAGGAACCCTAGAAAATCTTGTCTCTAAAATTATTGCCCCCCAAACCCAAGAAGCCTTCAAAATTGCCGCCGCCAAAAGAACAGTAGAAGAAGCCATTACTAAACGCAGCGAATTGAAAGAAGACTTTGACAATGCGTTAGGCGATCGCTTAGACAAATATGGAATAATTGTCTTAGACACTAGCGTAATTGATTTAACTTTCTCCCCTGAGTTTGCTAAAGCGGTAGAAGAAAAACAAATCGCTGAACAAAGAGCGCAAAGAGCCGTTTATGTGGCGCGAGAAGCCGAACAAGAAGCCCAAGCAGATATTAACCGCGCTAAGGGGAGAGCAGAAGCACAAAGACTTTTAGCAGAAACTCTCAAAGCCCAAGGTGGGCAATTAGTACTGCAAAAAGAAGCCATAGAAGCATGGAAAACTGGCGGCGCACAA
- a CDS encoding amino acid adenylation domain-containing protein, protein MSNLSQIAPKMALTQRFVCNRWLNIPQGFTEFPKTEIHQSITSRFEKIVKQYPQAIAVKTNTELLTYTQLNQNANRLANTIISQYGNKQVIAVLMEKGTSFITSILGVLKTGKILVPLDNSFPLERIAHILADATVGLIITNSQNLALADELVANECRILNIDDINQNITTDNPDIKINPDTPAYLIYTSGSTGKPKGVVHSHRHSLHYCMNDTNTLLISPADRVIFLYSCSALGGILCIFYTLLNGASLYSFDVKKEGLTNLANWLVTEEITIYHSFATLFRHFVDTLTGKEQFPKIRFVKLGGEATLQRDVDNYQKYFTNDCILYASLGASEVGTFCNFIIDHQTQITTSSIPIGYPVPDMKILLLNEAGEEVDAGDIGEIAVKSKYLALGYWQKTAQTKAVFLPDPHGGKERIYKTGDLGRFESDGCLIHMGRKDFQVKIRGFRVEVAEIEMTLFKSGLVKEVVVIAREDIPNDQRLVAYVVSQQQPAPTTRELRHYLRHKLPDYMIPSSFVFLANLPLTPNGKVDRLALPAPDLTYSEIRENFIAPRNNLEEQLTQIWETVLGIQPIGVQDNFFDLGGNSLLAVRIFTEIEHKFSQKLPLAALFPSGTVEAIAHLIHQQKYKSEHLWSSLVAMQPQGSKPPLFLIHSLGGEILCYRHLVNHLGLEQPVYGLQPQGLDGQQPPLVRIEDIAAHYIQEIQTIQPQGPYFLAGYSFGGLVAFEMAQQLHRQGEELGLVAMFDTCRPGYSQRLSFLQRIPLHLDHLFQQGTNYIWDKAVGLSQVFKYHLQQGYKQYLSAAPQVLNFAVNLPKSEKYLDIIGANAQALSKYTFQKYQGNVTLFRTQDEHRSDAVGVKYDPQFGWGDIITGELNIQYIQGSHLSLLDEPNVQMLANKFQICLEKAQRITLVKS, encoded by the coding sequence ATGAGTAATCTTTCACAAATAGCTCCTAAGATGGCTTTAACACAACGATTCGTTTGTAATCGTTGGTTGAATATTCCCCAAGGCTTTACTGAATTTCCGAAGACAGAGATTCATCAATCTATTACTAGTCGATTTGAAAAAATAGTCAAGCAATATCCCCAGGCGATCGCTGTTAAAACCAACACAGAATTATTAACTTATACACAACTAAATCAAAATGCTAATCGTTTAGCAAATACCATTATTTCTCAATATGGAAATAAGCAAGTCATCGCCGTATTAATGGAAAAAGGCACAAGTTTTATTACGAGTATTTTGGGAGTATTAAAAACTGGTAAAATCCTTGTTCCCCTAGATAATTCCTTTCCATTAGAAAGAATTGCTCACATTTTAGCAGATGCCACAGTTGGTTTAATTATAACTAATAGTCAGAATTTAGCTTTAGCTGATGAATTAGTCGCTAATGAATGCCGAATATTAAATATTGACGATATTAATCAAAATATTACTACTGATAATCCCGATATTAAAATTAATCCTGATACACCAGCTTATCTAATTTACACAAGTGGTTCAACAGGCAAACCCAAAGGCGTAGTCCATAGCCATCGCCATAGTTTGCACTATTGTATGAATGATACCAATACTTTACTCATTAGCCCAGCCGACCGGGTAATTTTTCTCTACTCATGTAGTGCTTTAGGCGGAATATTATGTATTTTCTACACCCTGCTGAATGGAGCATCTCTATATTCGTTTGATGTTAAAAAAGAGGGATTAACTAACTTAGCTAATTGGTTAGTTACAGAAGAAATTACGATTTATCATTCCTTTGCTACACTGTTTCGGCATTTTGTCGATACCCTCACAGGTAAAGAGCAATTCCCCAAGATTCGGTTTGTTAAGTTGGGTGGAGAAGCTACATTACAAAGAGATGTAGATAATTATCAAAAATATTTTACTAATGATTGTATTTTGTACGCTAGTTTAGGAGCATCAGAAGTTGGAACTTTCTGTAATTTTATCATTGATCACCAGACTCAAATCACGACTAGCTCTATACCCATTGGCTACCCAGTCCCAGATATGAAAATTCTCCTCTTAAATGAAGCAGGAGAAGAAGTTGATGCTGGCGATATTGGTGAAATTGCCGTTAAAAGTAAATATTTAGCTCTTGGTTATTGGCAGAAAACAGCACAAACAAAAGCTGTATTTTTACCAGATCCTCATGGTGGGAAAGAAAGAATTTATAAGACTGGTGATTTAGGACGCTTTGAGTCTGATGGCTGTCTAATTCACATGGGGAGAAAAGATTTTCAGGTAAAAATTAGAGGTTTCCGAGTCGAAGTTGCAGAAATTGAAATGACACTTTTTAAAAGTGGTTTAGTTAAAGAAGTTGTTGTGATTGCTCGTGAGGATATCCCTAATGATCAACGTTTGGTAGCTTACGTTGTTTCGCAACAGCAACCAGCTCCCACGACTAGAGAACTACGGCATTATTTACGCCATAAATTACCTGATTACATGATTCCTAGTAGTTTTGTATTTTTGGCAAATCTACCACTAACACCTAATGGTAAAGTAGATCGTCTAGCTTTACCAGCACCTGATTTAACATACTCAGAAATAAGAGAAAATTTTATCGCTCCCCGGAATAATTTAGAGGAGCAATTAACGCAGATTTGGGAAACAGTTTTAGGTATTCAACCCATTGGTGTACAAGACAACTTTTTTGATTTGGGAGGGAATTCCCTGTTAGCGGTGCGGATATTTACAGAAATTGAGCATAAATTTTCTCAAAAACTACCTTTAGCGGCGCTATTTCCATCTGGTACAGTAGAAGCGATCGCCCATTTAATTCATCAACAAAAGTATAAATCGGAGCATTTGTGGTCATCTTTAGTAGCCATGCAACCCCAAGGTTCCAAACCACCTTTGTTTTTAATTCACTCTCTAGGTGGCGAAATTCTCTGTTACCGCCACTTAGTCAACCATCTCGGACTAGAACAACCAGTGTACGGACTTCAACCCCAAGGACTAGATGGTCAACAACCACCCTTAGTTCGCATTGAAGACATAGCAGCACACTATATCCAAGAAATCCAAACTATTCAACCCCAAGGCCCTTATTTTCTCGCAGGATATTCCTTTGGTGGCTTAGTAGCCTTCGAGATGGCGCAGCAATTGCATCGACAAGGGGAAGAATTGGGACTAGTGGCGATGTTTGACACCTGTCGTCCAGGTTATAGTCAAAGATTATCATTTTTACAGCGCATTCCCTTACATTTAGATCATTTATTCCAGCAAGGTACTAACTATATTTGGGATAAAGCTGTAGGTTTATCTCAAGTATTTAAGTACCATTTACAGCAAGGATATAAACAATATTTAAGTGCGGCTCCGCAAGTATTAAATTTTGCGGTAAATCTCCCAAAAAGTGAGAAATATTTAGATATCATTGGTGCGAATGCTCAAGCATTGAGTAAATATACTTTTCAGAAATACCAAGGTAATGTGACTCTATTTCGTACTCAAGATGAACATCGCAGTGATGCCGTGGGAGTGAAATATGATCCCCAATTTGGTTGGGGTGACATCATAACTGGTGAGCTAAATATCCAATACATCCAAGGTTCACATCTTTCTTTACTTGATGAACCCAACGTACAAATGTTGGCAAATAAATTTCAAATTTGCTTAGAAAAAGCGCAAAGAATAACTTTAGTTAAAAGCTGA
- a CDS encoding tetratricopeptide repeat protein — translation MNNDFYNQGLAKAREKDYAGAIAQFTYAIQQTPYYPEAYLQRGLAYYDSGAILQAVADYTEVLKLNSESVEAYYCRALARVALKNLPGALEDIEQAIRRNINYAPAHNLRGTVRRKQGYIQDAIASFKQAAELYLQQKDTNNCRLCLQRIKQLQSPAKPVTESVSSPSVPLKSVNEYFTQLLDKAEQGDTKEAIADLNWILQADPQDAQAYCCRGVVRCKMGNYREAIADFNQALQLNFHDVAVYRNRGKARSLLGDYQGAIADFHQAIKIQPEDALVYIARGNTYRAMGNYLGAIQDYAKALQIQPNNAQAYYHRGIAYTCLEEMQNAVEDYQKAASIFCEQADWENYQQVLDSLKQIQSSVPEYKTQKSNLLRQKLLRLVGGHWEIAQRMIEQKQDYYPGMSQEWYWQKVIDELESDRW, via the coding sequence ATGAATAACGATTTTTACAACCAGGGATTAGCCAAAGCCAGAGAGAAAGACTATGCTGGTGCGATCGCCCAATTCACTTATGCTATACAACAGACTCCTTACTATCCCGAAGCCTACTTACAAAGGGGGTTGGCATATTATGACTCAGGGGCAATTCTTCAGGCTGTTGCCGATTATACCGAAGTCCTTAAGCTGAACTCTGAGAGTGTGGAAGCGTACTATTGTCGCGCTTTGGCTAGGGTAGCACTAAAAAATTTACCAGGAGCATTGGAGGATATAGAACAGGCGATTCGTCGGAATATTAATTATGCACCAGCTCATAACCTACGGGGGACGGTGCGACGCAAACAAGGGTATATTCAAGATGCGATCGCTAGTTTTAAACAAGCTGCGGAATTATATTTACAGCAAAAGGATACAAATAATTGTCGTCTGTGTTTGCAGAGGATTAAACAGCTACAATCACCAGCTAAACCTGTCACTGAGTCGGTGAGTTCTCCCAGTGTACCGCTAAAATCAGTGAACGAATACTTCACCCAGTTATTAGACAAAGCCGAACAGGGAGACACCAAAGAAGCAATTGCAGATTTAAACTGGATATTACAAGCAGATCCTCAAGATGCACAAGCTTATTGCTGTCGGGGTGTGGTGCGTTGCAAAATGGGAAATTATCGAGAAGCGATCGCTGATTTTAACCAAGCGCTACAATTAAACTTTCACGATGTCGCTGTCTATCGTAACCGGGGTAAAGCACGGTCATTGTTAGGTGATTATCAAGGTGCGATCGCTGATTTTCATCAAGCTATCAAGATACAACCCGAAGATGCTTTAGTCTATATTGCCAGAGGTAACACTTATCGAGCAATGGGTAATTATCTCGGTGCAATTCAAGACTATGCCAAAGCATTACAAATTCAACCCAACAATGCTCAAGCTTACTATCATCGTGGCATTGCCTACACCTGCTTAGAAGAAATGCAGAATGCTGTGGAAGATTATCAAAAAGCTGCGAGTATTTTTTGTGAACAAGCAGACTGGGAAAATTACCAGCAAGTATTAGATAGCCTCAAGCAAATTCAATCATCTGTACCTGAATATAAAACACAAAAGTCTAATTTATTACGTCAAAAACTCCTGCGCTTAGTTGGGGGACATTGGGAAATTGCTCAACGGATGATCGAGCAGAAACAAGATTACTATCCGGGGATGTCACAAGAGTGGTATTGGCAAAAAGTGATTGATGAATTAGAAAGCGATCGTTGGTAG
- a CDS encoding 2OG-Fe dioxygenase family protein — MQKVGGMTELEYAFLFTLRKVNSINPADFQPFFHDLPIDPYIKGSYRLRRLSRFTVTGDKLTQLPHGYLFQSKDYNPLLGDVKREFAELDHALIELESFKHLILAFSDSCKLHPEAEIGVHQIRTICAVDNFGNPAPEGIHQDGTDFIGIYSVARENIQGGETHLYTAKKEKPVFSKILYPGELILVNDHDFFHFTTPIKPQVAAQGIRDVFVLTSPSLLTD, encoded by the coding sequence ATGCAAAAAGTCGGGGGAATGACGGAATTAGAATATGCTTTTCTATTTACCTTAAGAAAAGTAAATTCGATTAATCCAGCAGATTTTCAGCCGTTTTTTCATGATTTACCTATTGATCCTTATATTAAAGGTAGCTATCGCTTGAGAAGACTATCTCGTTTTACAGTGACAGGGGATAAGTTAACTCAATTACCTCATGGTTATCTATTTCAAAGTAAGGATTACAACCCATTATTAGGGGATGTGAAAAGGGAGTTTGCCGAATTAGATCATGCTCTCATAGAACTTGAGAGTTTTAAACATTTAATTTTGGCATTTAGTGATTCTTGTAAATTACATCCAGAGGCAGAAATCGGAGTGCATCAAATCAGAACTATTTGTGCTGTTGATAACTTTGGTAATCCTGCACCGGAAGGTATTCATCAAGATGGTACTGATTTTATCGGTATCTACTCTGTTGCTAGAGAAAATATTCAAGGTGGGGAAACTCATTTATATACTGCTAAAAAAGAAAAGCCTGTATTTAGTAAGATTCTCTATCCGGGAGAACTGATATTAGTTAATGACCATGATTTTTTCCACTTTACTACACCGATAAAACCGCAGGTTGCAGCTCAGGGAATTAGGGATGTTTTTGTCTTGACTTCTCCTAGTTTGTTGACTGATTAG
- the sfsA gene encoding DNA/RNA nuclease SfsA, whose amino-acid sequence MIDWLYRYPTLHAGILLKRYKRFFADVQLTSGEIVTAHCPNTGPMTGVSTIGSAVQLSQSTNPNRKLAYTLELIQVHDNEPTWVGINTALPNQIVKLALAKYLFPQLGNYTHIKSEVVYGLDKKSRVDFFLTGTDTERPIYIEVKNTTWCQGTLALFPDTETTRGQKHLRELTALLPQMRAVMLYFINRGDCTEFAPGDKTDPIYGKLLREAIALGLEVLPCRFDVSPEGIRYLGLAKLKI is encoded by the coding sequence ATGATTGATTGGCTCTACCGTTACCCAACCTTGCACGCTGGTATTTTACTCAAACGCTACAAACGCTTTTTTGCCGATGTGCAACTAACATCAGGTGAAATAGTTACAGCACACTGTCCCAACACAGGGCCGATGACAGGAGTTTCCACCATTGGTAGCGCCGTACAACTATCCCAAAGCACCAACCCCAACCGCAAATTAGCCTACACCCTAGAACTAATTCAGGTACATGATAACGAGCCGACTTGGGTAGGAATAAATACAGCCTTACCCAATCAAATAGTCAAACTAGCCTTAGCAAAATACCTGTTTCCCCAATTGGGTAACTACACCCACATCAAAAGCGAAGTAGTTTACGGACTAGATAAAAAAAGTCGAGTTGATTTCTTCCTCACAGGAACCGATACAGAACGTCCCATATATATAGAAGTGAAAAACACAACTTGGTGTCAAGGAACCCTAGCACTCTTCCCCGACACCGAAACAACCAGAGGACAAAAACACCTCCGAGAACTCACCGCACTGCTTCCCCAAATGCGTGCAGTCATGCTCTACTTTATCAATCGTGGTGACTGTACAGAATTTGCCCCTGGCGATAAAACAGATCCGATCTATGGTAAACTTCTGCGAGAAGCCATAGCCCTGGGTTTAGAAGTTTTACCTTGCCGTTTCGACGTTTCCCCAGAAGGCATCCGTTACTTAGGTTTAGCCAAGCTCAAAATCTAA
- a CDS encoding gluconokinase, whose protein sequence is MIILIMGVSGSGKTTIGQQLANSLHWEFRDADSFHSPENIEKMRHGIPLSDEDRIPWLQTLHTAIKNWLQENQNVVLACSALKASYRQFLLLDSNNVKLVYLQGSFTLIQQRLQERQNHFMSEKLLKSQFDTLEEPDNAILVDISQPPEQIITFLKTYFATAKIE, encoded by the coding sequence ATGATTATCCTCATCATGGGTGTATCCGGTTCTGGAAAAACCACCATTGGACAACAACTAGCCAATTCCCTCCACTGGGAATTTAGAGACGCAGACAGTTTCCATTCACCAGAAAACATTGAAAAAATGCGACATGGTATTCCTCTCAGCGATGAAGACAGAATACCTTGGTTGCAAACCTTGCACACAGCCATCAAAAATTGGTTGCAAGAAAATCAGAACGTAGTTCTAGCTTGTTCTGCACTCAAAGCCAGCTATCGCCAGTTCTTATTATTAGATAGCAATAACGTCAAACTAGTTTATCTCCAAGGCTCATTTACACTCATTCAACAACGCCTACAAGAACGCCAAAATCACTTTATGAGTGAAAAACTTCTCAAAAGTCAATTTGATACCTTGGAAGAACCAGATAATGCTATCTTGGTCGATATTTCCCAACCACCAGAGCAAATTATCACTTTTCTCAAAACATATTTTGCAACTGCAAAAATCGAATAA
- a CDS encoding GlsB/YeaQ/YmgE family stress response membrane protein, whose protein sequence is MNIIAWVVLGLIAGAIAKAIYPGHQGGGILGTIILGIIGAFVGGTLGVFFSTGKLALAAPALSIPGIFVAVIGALVAVFLWNLITRRSTV, encoded by the coding sequence ATGAACATTATTGCTTGGGTTGTTTTAGGTTTAATTGCTGGTGCGATCGCTAAAGCTATCTATCCTGGTCATCAGGGCGGTGGTATCTTGGGTACAATCATCCTGGGAATTATTGGTGCTTTCGTTGGTGGTACTTTGGGCGTGTTTTTCAGTACGGGTAAATTGGCTTTAGCTGCTCCTGCTTTGAGTATTCCAGGTATTTTCGTCGCTGTTATCGGCGCACTAGTTGCCGTCTTTCTGTGGAATTTGATCACTCGTCGCAGTACGGTATAA
- a CDS encoding restriction endonuclease subunit R has translation MTILNARNLSLEEVQRLFGFQEQYKDSFSPLLSLEPLLESEQYELLQIRDDFRRYLTTGKVSEGQVKFLVLAPLLRLAGFYRYPIEIRLEENIAEIEVEDEDVIIKGRMDILACSKAKHTIANAYFWVLLIESKNSQIDISTGFPQLLTYAYKGIDNQQSVWGLATNGRSYQFVYIEQGNSPIYHLMPLLNFMEPPRAVELLQVLKAICQM, from the coding sequence ATGACAATTCTCAACGCCCGTAATTTATCTTTAGAAGAAGTTCAACGGTTGTTTGGTTTTCAGGAACAGTACAAAGACTCATTTTCCCCTCTATTATCTCTAGAGCCTCTTTTAGAATCTGAACAGTACGAACTTTTGCAAATTAGAGATGACTTTCGACGCTATCTGACAACAGGCAAAGTATCTGAGGGACAAGTAAAGTTTCTTGTACTTGCTCCCTTACTTAGGTTAGCGGGATTCTATCGTTATCCTATTGAGATTCGTTTGGAAGAAAATATAGCTGAAATTGAAGTAGAAGATGAAGATGTCATTATTAAAGGTAGGATGGATATTTTAGCTTGTAGTAAAGCTAAACATACAATAGCTAACGCTTATTTTTGGGTATTATTAATTGAATCGAAAAATAGCCAAATTGATATATCCACAGGATTTCCTCAATTACTTACTTATGCTTATAAAGGTATAGATAATCAACAGTCAGTTTGGGGTTTAGCGACCAATGGCAGAAGTTATCAGTTTGTTTATATCGAACAAGGTAATTCTCCTATTTATCATCTCATGCCATTGCTAAACTTTATGGAACCTCCCCGTGCAGTTGAGTTGCTACAAGTTTTAAAAGCAATTTGTCAGATGTAA
- a CDS encoding NAD(P)/FAD-dependent oxidoreductase — translation MNFSLSAPFGNAKGEQHSSLSTPHSPLDTIVIGSGIGGLCAAGLLARYGKRVMVCESHTIPGGAAHSFRRRGFEFDSGPSFYCGLTDAQSLNPVKQILDALGESLQVIPYDPLGKYHFPEGTVAVYSNMEKYLQEIEKILPQGAKELRQFTQRLLGLYEAMKGIPTLALRADWQVILVLWQRYLPSLGKMLPYLPLVQSSVGDVMDTIVQDSWVRRLIDLECFLLSGLKAHGTITPEMAFMLGERSRVGVEYPVGGSAAIVKALVRGLERWGGELRLGCHVEQILVESGKAVGVRLKSGEVLHAPIVISNATIWDTYNYLLRPEDLPASYRRDALATPDVDSFMHLHLGIKADGLENLTGHHVVVHDSQQDITTPGNTCMISIPSVWDQSLALEGHHVVHAYTLEAYAGWERNDGYEVKKKAQAESLYQALAKVIPDVRERVVLELIGTPLTHAHYLRRYQGTYGPAIAAGKGLFPSTHTPIQGLYRVGDSTMPGIGVPAVAASGILCANSLVERSQTAKLL, via the coding sequence ATGAACTTCTCACTCAGTGCACCCTTCGGGAACGCCAAGGGCGAACAGCATTCTTCACTCAGCACTCCTCACTCCCCACTTGATACCATTGTTATCGGTAGCGGTATCGGTGGATTATGTGCTGCGGGGTTGCTAGCACGTTATGGCAAGCGGGTAATGGTGTGTGAAAGTCATACAATTCCTGGTGGTGCAGCCCATAGCTTTAGACGGCGAGGATTTGAATTTGATTCTGGCCCCTCCTTTTATTGTGGTCTGACAGATGCACAGAGCTTGAATCCTGTCAAGCAGATTCTCGATGCTTTAGGTGAATCTTTACAAGTTATACCTTATGATCCTCTAGGAAAATACCATTTTCCTGAAGGAACTGTTGCAGTTTATAGCAACATGGAAAAATACCTCCAGGAAATTGAGAAAATTTTGCCTCAAGGTGCAAAAGAACTCCGGCAATTTACACAACGCTTGCTAGGTCTTTATGAGGCGATGAAAGGCATTCCCACTCTAGCACTGAGGGCAGACTGGCAAGTAATTTTAGTTTTATGGCAACGTTACTTACCCTCTTTGGGGAAAATGTTACCTTATTTGCCTTTGGTGCAGTCTTCTGTGGGTGATGTCATGGATACTATAGTTCAAGACTCTTGGGTACGACGACTAATTGATTTAGAATGCTTCTTACTCTCCGGCTTAAAAGCACATGGCACAATTACCCCAGAGATGGCTTTCATGTTGGGTGAACGTTCCCGCGTGGGGGTGGAGTATCCTGTGGGAGGTAGTGCAGCTATTGTTAAGGCTTTAGTGCGGGGGTTAGAACGCTGGGGTGGTGAGTTACGCTTGGGATGTCATGTCGAGCAAATCTTGGTGGAATCTGGTAAGGCTGTGGGTGTGAGGTTAAAAAGTGGGGAAGTTCTCCATGCACCTATAGTCATTTCTAACGCGACAATTTGGGATACTTATAATTACTTATTACGTCCTGAAGATTTGCCTGCTAGTTATCGTCGTGATGCTTTAGCAACACCAGATGTAGACAGTTTCATGCACTTACATTTAGGTATTAAAGCAGATGGGTTAGAAAATTTGACGGGACATCATGTGGTAGTGCATGACTCCCAGCAAGATATCACGACACCAGGTAATACTTGCATGATCTCAATTCCCAGTGTGTGGGATCAAAGTCTTGCCCTAGAGGGACATCATGTGGTTCATGCTTATACTTTGGAAGCTTACGCTGGCTGGGAACGGAATGATGGGTATGAAGTGAAGAAAAAAGCGCAAGCAGAATCTTTATATCAAGCTTTAGCGAAAGTCATCCCTGATGTCAGAGAACGTGTAGTGTTGGAACTCATTGGTACACCGTTGACGCACGCTCATTATCTGAGAAGATATCAAGGAACCTATGGCCCAGCAATTGCTGCTGGTAAGGGTTTGTTTCCTAGTACACATACGCCTATCCAGGGTTTGTATCGTGTCGGTGATAGCACTATGCCGGGAATTGGTGTGCCGGCTGTGGCTGCTTCTGGTATTTTATGTGCGAATAGTTTAGTGGAGCGATCGCAAACAGCAAAATTATTATGA
- a CDS encoding ABC transporter ATP-binding protein: MTEPLIELKGVSKSFGSNQVLDNVDLTIYRGEAVGIIGPSGTGKSTILRVIAGLITPDAGEVYVQGVKREGLIEDGHDPVGIGMVFQQAALFDSLTVEENVGFLLYQNSQLERSRIQELVKEKLEMVGLPGTGHLYPSELSGGMRKRVSFARAIMSNPDNPADGPEVLLYDEPTAGLDPIASTVIEDLIRGLQCTQGVCSTYAIVTHQDSTIRRTADRLVFLYHGKVQWQGTVSDVDSTDHPLINQFMSGSVQGPIQVVG; encoded by the coding sequence ATGACAGAACCATTAATTGAACTCAAAGGTGTTTCTAAGTCCTTTGGTAGCAATCAGGTTTTAGACAATGTAGATTTGACGATTTATCGAGGAGAGGCTGTAGGAATTATCGGCCCTTCCGGCACTGGTAAATCGACAATTTTACGAGTAATTGCTGGTTTAATTACGCCTGATGCTGGGGAAGTTTATGTGCAAGGTGTCAAACGAGAGGGGTTAATTGAGGATGGACATGATCCGGTAGGTATTGGTATGGTGTTTCAGCAAGCCGCCTTGTTTGATTCTTTGACTGTAGAAGAGAATGTTGGGTTTTTACTTTATCAAAATTCCCAGTTAGAGCGATCGCGGATTCAAGAATTAGTCAAGGAAAAATTAGAAATGGTGGGTTTACCAGGAACCGGTCATCTCTATCCATCGGAACTTTCTGGTGGGATGCGGAAACGGGTAAGTTTTGCCCGGGCAATTATGTCTAACCCGGATAATCCCGCAGATGGGCCAGAAGTTTTACTTTACGATGAACCCACAGCTGGACTTGATCCTATCGCCTCTACAGTCATAGAAGATTTAATCCGTGGCTTGCAATGCACACAAGGCGTTTGTAGTACCTATGCCATTGTTACCCACCAAGACAGCACAATTCGCCGAACAGCTGATAGACTAGTGTTTCTTTATCACGGTAAAGTGCAGTGGCAAGGGACAGTTAGCGACGTAGACAGCACCGACCATCCATTAATCAATCAATTTATGAGTGGGAGTGTGCAAGGGCCTATTCAGGTAGTTGGTTAA